The following are from one region of the Hymenobacter radiodurans genome:
- a CDS encoding acyl-CoA-binding protein — translation MATTEEFEAAAQRAQQLPTKPSNLVLLQLYALYKQATEGDVSGDRPGGFDFKAIAKYDAWAGISGKSQDAARQEYVDLVKFLADA, via the coding sequence ATGGCCACTACCGAAGAGTTTGAAGCTGCCGCGCAGCGCGCCCAACAGCTGCCCACCAAGCCCTCCAACTTAGTATTGCTCCAGCTTTACGCCCTCTATAAGCAAGCAACCGAAGGCGACGTATCCGGCGACCGGCCCGGCGGCTTCGACTTTAAGGCTATTGCCAAATATGACGCTTGGGCTGGCATCAGCGGTAAGTCGCAGGACGCGGCCCGCCAGGAGTATGTGGATCTGGTAAAGTTTCTGGCTGACGCATAA
- a CDS encoding amidohydrolase family protein, producing the protein MRLFTALLGGFLLSLSSAYAQKTYVQCGRLLDVRTGRIQPEMTIVVEKGRVAAVQNGYATGSGTNKVIDLKNKTVMPGLLDMHVHLEHQTSKTNQLDEFIKNPADVAFESLEYARKTLMAGFTTVRDLGGSGVNVALRNSINRGQVAGPRIFTAAKSLSGTGGHADPTNGYRQDLMGNPGPSDGVVNSPDEGRQAVRQQYKNGADLIKITATGGVLSVAKDGSSAQMTEAEIRAIVETARDLGLKVACHAHGAEGMKRAIRAGVTSIEHGTLMDDETMKLMKKNGTWYVPTITAGKSVADSAKITGYYPALVTPKAQSIGPKLQATFGRAYKAGVKIAFGTDAGVFRHGANGLEFAYMVEAGMPPIEALRAATVYAADLLGQSDQLGTLETGKLADIVAVDGDPLQDITAMQRVRFVMKQGMVFKQE; encoded by the coding sequence ATGCGTCTTTTTACTGCGCTCTTGGGGGGCTTTTTACTAAGCCTCTCGTCTGCTTACGCTCAAAAAACCTACGTGCAGTGCGGTCGTCTGCTCGATGTGCGCACCGGCCGCATTCAGCCCGAAATGACTATCGTAGTCGAGAAAGGGCGCGTGGCCGCCGTGCAGAACGGCTACGCTACCGGCAGCGGCACCAACAAGGTGATTGACCTGAAGAATAAAACCGTGATGCCGGGCCTGCTGGATATGCATGTGCACCTGGAACACCAAACCAGCAAAACCAACCAGCTCGACGAGTTCATCAAGAACCCCGCTGATGTAGCCTTTGAATCACTCGAATACGCTCGTAAAACTCTCATGGCCGGCTTTACCACCGTCCGCGACCTAGGCGGCTCAGGCGTGAATGTGGCATTGCGTAACTCCATCAACCGTGGCCAGGTGGCTGGTCCGCGCATCTTCACGGCCGCAAAGTCGCTCTCCGGCACCGGCGGCCACGCCGACCCCACCAACGGCTACCGCCAGGATTTGATGGGCAATCCAGGCCCCAGCGACGGCGTCGTGAATAGTCCTGACGAAGGTCGTCAAGCCGTGCGCCAGCAGTATAAAAACGGCGCCGACCTGATTAAAATAACTGCCACCGGTGGCGTACTCAGCGTAGCCAAAGACGGCAGCAGCGCCCAGATGACGGAAGCCGAAATCCGGGCAATTGTAGAAACGGCCCGCGACCTAGGTTTGAAAGTAGCCTGCCACGCCCACGGCGCCGAAGGTATGAAGCGCGCCATCCGGGCTGGCGTCACCAGCATCGAGCACGGCACCCTCATGGACGACGAAACCATGAAGCTGATGAAGAAAAACGGCACTTGGTACGTTCCCACCATCACGGCCGGCAAGTCGGTGGCCGACTCTGCCAAAATCACGGGATATTATCCGGCTCTGGTAACACCAAAAGCTCAGAGCATCGGGCCGAAGCTGCAAGCCACGTTCGGGCGGGCATATAAGGCCGGCGTTAAGATTGCCTTTGGCACTGATGCCGGCGTATTTCGCCACGGGGCCAACGGGCTGGAGTTTGCGTACATGGTGGAGGCCGGCATGCCGCCCATCGAAGCATTGCGCGCGGCTACCGTTTATGCCGCCGACCTGCTCGGCCAGAGCGACCAGCTTGGCACTCTTGAAACTGGTAAGCTCGCCGATATCGTAGCCGTAGATGGCGACCCGCTACAGGACATTACCGCTATGCAGCGTGTACGTTTCGTCATGAAGCAGGGTATGGTATTTAAGCAGGAATAG
- a CDS encoding GNAT family N-acetyltransferase has translation MPATDTASVSIQPATLADIPTIIQLAEATWEPTYRFIISKEQIDYMYRVIYTPASLERQMTTEGHVFLLLRTDGQPAGYASFSRLSVPTETVFKLHKIYVLPSHQGQQLGQQLVLAVEKAARAAGGQALELNVNRYNPAISFYERQGFQQHREEDVPIGPYWMNDYVMRKELK, from the coding sequence ATGCCCGCCACCGATACCGCTTCCGTCAGCATTCAGCCGGCCACCTTGGCTGATATCCCGACTATTATTCAGTTGGCCGAAGCCACCTGGGAGCCCACTTACCGCTTCATTATTTCGAAGGAACAGATTGATTACATGTACCGCGTCATTTATACGCCGGCCTCGCTGGAACGCCAAATGACTACCGAAGGGCATGTATTTTTGCTGTTGCGCACCGATGGACAGCCAGCCGGCTACGCCTCCTTTTCTCGTTTGTCGGTGCCCACTGAAACCGTTTTTAAGCTGCACAAGATTTACGTTCTGCCTTCCCATCAGGGGCAGCAGTTGGGGCAGCAGCTGGTACTGGCGGTGGAGAAAGCAGCCCGGGCCGCCGGTGGCCAAGCCTTAGAACTGAACGTAAATCGGTATAACCCAGCCATCAGCTTCTACGAGCGGCAAGGCTTCCAGCAGCACCGCGAGGAGGACGTTCCCATTGGGCCCTACTGGATGAACGACTACGTGATGCGCAAGGAGCTGAAGTAA
- a CDS encoding manganese catalase family protein: MSTLMNYTFQSFNFRGRDRLRPFYDLTCSIAAEEYSHIEALSYAINLLLTGTSERNPDPSSAPLKDATDARNTYHYIASGQAALPVDSMGNPWTGQNVFSSGNLKLDLLHNFFLECGARANKMRVYSMVSDPCARTAIGYLLVRGGLHVVAYAKALEKLTGVEVTKLIPVPDLSNDAYPEAKKLQDQQKLHLKLYTFSPDDYKQAGIIWNGNHPEDGQPLELIQGGFMGVPYPKLEEEPQLNSPGAEDYDPEMFKDVAKKMGIKL, from the coding sequence ATGTCGACGTTGATGAACTACACGTTCCAGTCGTTTAACTTCCGGGGCCGCGACCGGCTTCGTCCCTTCTACGACCTGACCTGCTCTATTGCCGCGGAGGAGTACAGCCACATTGAGGCCCTATCCTACGCTATTAACCTGCTGCTCACCGGCACCAGTGAGCGTAATCCGGACCCGTCCTCGGCCCCTCTTAAGGACGCTACCGATGCCCGCAACACCTACCACTACATTGCCAGCGGCCAAGCAGCTTTACCCGTCGATTCGATGGGCAATCCTTGGACTGGCCAGAACGTGTTTAGCAGTGGCAACCTAAAGCTGGATCTGCTGCACAACTTCTTCCTAGAGTGCGGTGCCCGCGCCAACAAAATGCGCGTGTACTCAATGGTATCGGACCCCTGCGCCCGCACGGCCATCGGCTATTTGCTGGTGCGCGGTGGCCTGCACGTAGTGGCCTACGCCAAAGCCCTCGAAAAGCTGACTGGCGTGGAAGTAACCAAACTGATTCCAGTACCCGATCTGAGCAACGATGCCTACCCCGAGGCCAAAAAGCTTCAGGACCAGCAAAAGCTACACCTCAAGCTCTACACCTTCAGCCCTGATGACTACAAGCAGGCCGGTATTATCTGGAATGGCAATCACCCGGAAGACGGCCAGCCGCTAGAGCTGATTCAGGGTGGTTTCATGGGCGTACCGTATCCAAAGCTGGAAGAAGAGCCCCAGCTTAACTCGCCCGGCGCTGAAGACTACGACCCTGAGATGTTCAAGGATGTCGCTAAGAAAATGGGCATAAAGCTGTAG
- a CDS encoding deoxynucleoside kinase: protein MHIAIVGNIGAGKTTLANKLAHHFNWEVFLEDVDHNPYLKDFYDDMPRWAFHLQVYFLNSRFRQTQRIKQIQTANKGVIQDRTIYEDAHIFATNLHQSGLMAERDYDNYRSLFDSMISMVDPPDLLLYLRADLPKLIQQIERRNRDYENNIKIEYLKHLNEHYEQWIGSYKEGKLLIIDVNNLDYVNNPEDLGVIIERINSTLFGLF from the coding sequence ATGCACATCGCCATCGTCGGAAACATTGGAGCCGGCAAAACCACACTGGCCAATAAGCTAGCGCATCACTTCAATTGGGAAGTATTTCTCGAAGACGTTGATCATAATCCTTATCTGAAGGATTTCTACGATGATATGCCCCGCTGGGCGTTTCATTTGCAGGTGTATTTTCTCAACAGCCGCTTCCGCCAGACCCAGCGCATTAAGCAAATTCAGACGGCGAATAAAGGTGTTATTCAGGACCGCACGATCTACGAGGATGCGCATATTTTCGCCACCAACCTGCACCAGTCGGGCCTGATGGCCGAGCGCGACTACGACAATTATCGCAGCCTCTTCGATTCCATGATCAGCATGGTCGATCCGCCGGACTTATTGCTCTACCTGCGCGCCGATTTGCCGAAACTCATTCAGCAGATTGAGCGCCGCAACCGCGATTACGAAAACAACATCAAAATTGAGTATCTCAAGCACCTCAACGAGCATTACGAGCAGTGGATTGGGAGCTACAAAGAAGGCAAGCTGCTCATTATTGACGTAAACAACCTCGATTACGTCAATAACCCGGAGGACTTAGGCGTCATTATCGAGCGCATCAACAGTACCTTGTTTGGTTTGTTCTAG
- a CDS encoding peptidylprolyl isomerase, with protein sequence MKGFAIQGGRGENRTIRIARYRLPPEFRPQRFHKRGALGMARYDDDQNPDRRSSSTDFYFVQGEKLTPDQSRQMAGRALTPEQVRTYASVGGVPALDGKYTVFGEVVEGLDVIDKIAAEPVDPYKWPLKDVPIKIEVVEK encoded by the coding sequence GTGAAAGGCTTTGCCATTCAGGGCGGACGGGGCGAAAATCGCACCATCCGGATTGCCCGCTACCGCCTGCCCCCGGAGTTTCGGCCCCAGCGTTTTCACAAGCGCGGCGCCCTCGGCATGGCCCGCTACGATGACGACCAAAATCCCGACCGCCGCTCCTCCTCCACCGACTTCTACTTCGTGCAGGGAGAAAAACTCACCCCCGACCAGTCGCGCCAAATGGCGGGGCGCGCCCTCACTCCCGAGCAGGTCCGCACCTACGCTAGTGTAGGCGGCGTGCCTGCTCTGGATGGGAAATACACGGTATTTGGGGAGGTAGTTGAAGGCTTAGACGTAATTGACAAAATAGCCGCCGAGCCAGTCGACCCTTACAAATGGCCGCTGAAAGACGTGCCGATAAAAATTGAGGTAGTAGAGAAGTAG
- a CDS encoding peptidylprolyl isomerase, producing MRAMLVALGLALGFLSACNQYQPPAETAEPEASTTPNLPGPNLIALSDSNVAALLTPYLQQYPADEVIIRTRHGNMRVRLYDDTPVHKANFLLLARRGCLMKPFLTEL from the coding sequence TTGCGCGCAATGCTGGTAGCGTTGGGACTAGCTCTCGGATTTCTATCGGCTTGTAACCAGTATCAGCCCCCCGCCGAAACCGCTGAGCCCGAGGCCTCCACCACGCCCAACCTTCCCGGCCCCAACCTTATTGCCCTATCCGACAGCAACGTAGCTGCCCTCCTGACGCCTTACCTTCAGCAATACCCCGCCGATGAGGTAATTATCCGCACCCGCCATGGCAATATGCGCGTACGCCTCTATGATGATACGCCGGTTCATAAAGCCAACTTTCTGCTACTGGCGCGCCGGGGGTGTTTGATGAAACCGTTTTTAACCGAGTTGTGA
- a CDS encoding zinc dependent phospholipase C family protein — translation MAFYRRYEKTLYHTYVGAGVAGAIQWLGFFAHKTIAQVAVYALPNSMQAFYFRHLNEIVKLSIAPDERREADPAEAPRHFIDMDHFGDDPFGDMPKGWDDAAAKYTADTLRKYGTVPWTVLEVKEKLTEAFRQRDTTAIIALSADLCHYIADAHVPLHTTMNYDGQLSGQAGMHSLWESKLPERHIAKYKLDSKPAKYIKDPQAAIWAVVQESYGFLGATFDLEEAVTRNFTPETKYTFSHRYGKTRRSYSDAFADAYHDKVGGMVAYRLKQAPTAVASMWLTAWQDAGKPDLNALMTRKPGKEEKAKLAAELKLWDKNELVPQNMLLAMQKEKVVEKADEINSADQAPAAPAEATPAPAAAPAIVPAPEPASAPAAPEKVKTKVKTEAGNVKQKAKAKKADDGW, via the coding sequence TTGGCTTTCTACCGCCGTTATGAAAAAACTCTTTATCACACTTACGTTGGTGCTGGTGTTGCCGGTGCTATCCAATGGCTGGGGTTCTTTGCCCACAAAACCATTGCCCAGGTAGCCGTGTATGCTCTGCCCAACTCTATGCAGGCCTTTTACTTTCGCCATCTGAATGAGATTGTGAAGTTGTCGATTGCACCCGATGAGCGCCGTGAAGCCGACCCTGCCGAGGCGCCGCGCCACTTCATCGACATGGACCACTTCGGCGACGACCCGTTTGGCGACATGCCCAAGGGTTGGGATGACGCGGCGGCCAAATACACTGCCGACACCCTGCGCAAATACGGCACCGTGCCGTGGACGGTATTGGAAGTCAAGGAGAAGCTAACCGAGGCATTCCGCCAGCGCGATACCACCGCAATCATCGCCCTCTCCGCCGACCTGTGCCACTACATTGCAGATGCGCACGTGCCCCTGCATACCACTATGAACTACGATGGCCAGCTTAGCGGTCAGGCCGGTATGCACAGCTTATGGGAATCGAAGCTACCGGAGCGCCACATTGCGAAGTATAAGCTGGACAGCAAGCCGGCGAAGTACATCAAAGATCCGCAGGCTGCTATTTGGGCGGTGGTGCAGGAGTCGTACGGTTTTCTGGGCGCTACTTTCGATTTGGAAGAGGCTGTAACCCGCAACTTCACGCCCGAAACCAAATACACTTTCTCGCACCGTTACGGCAAAACGCGCCGCTCCTACTCCGATGCTTTTGCCGATGCTTACCACGATAAAGTAGGCGGCATGGTGGCCTACCGGCTTAAGCAAGCACCTACAGCTGTAGCTTCTATGTGGCTCACTGCCTGGCAGGATGCTGGCAAGCCCGACCTTAATGCTCTTATGACCCGCAAGCCTGGCAAGGAAGAGAAAGCTAAGCTTGCCGCCGAGCTAAAGCTTTGGGACAAGAACGAGCTAGTGCCGCAGAATATGCTGCTGGCCATGCAAAAGGAGAAAGTAGTAGAAAAGGCCGACGAGATTAACTCAGCCGATCAAGCACCCGCAGCGCCCGCCGAGGCTACTCCAGCACCAGCCGCTGCACCGGCCATCGTGCCGGCGCCTGAGCCAGCATCGGCACCAGCCGCTCCCGAAAAAGTAAAAACCAAAGTCAAAACGGAAGCCGGCAACGTGAAGCAAAAGGCCAAAGCCAAAAAAGCCGACGACGGCTGGTAA
- a CDS encoding M13 family metallopeptidase, translating into MKKQKSLTLAMVAAAGLALTSCATSTPPATPDTAATTTPAPAEEAMVKGVGLDVANLDKTADPCQDFYQYASGNWLKNNPVPAAESSWGSFNELFDKNNTVMRQILDEAAANTSAAKGSNAQKVGDYYFTAMDSMAIEKAGMTPLKPELDRLAAVKDLKGLQTLVARHQMLRTGAFFGAYVGQDDKISTQYAVNLYQGGLSLPDRDYYLKDDARSKAIRTAYQTYLTNTFKLAGDNEATAAKNAATVMRIETRLAKASKARVELRDPYANYNKMTVAEANKQFPNLGLSTLLANNKLGAAKEVIVGQPAFFKEASSLMKDTPLADLKTYMRWHFVTSMTQALPKSFVDESFRFNQVLSGAKQQQPRWKRMLRATDGALGEAFGQLYVDKAFSPEAKAKAMEMVKNLRAAMSEHIQKNTWMSAATKAEAQKKLDAFTVKIGYPDQWKDYSALNISRDSYAQNLINTRIWAFNDNVSKFGKPIDRKEWGMTPPTVNAYYNPSMNEIVFPAGILQPPFFDPNADDAVNYGGMGAVIGHEITHGFDDQGRQYDAEGNLRDWWTKEDAEKFEARAAIVGAQFDAFTPLDSVHVNGKLTMGENLADLGGLSIAYTALQKQLEGKPKTKVDGLTPEQRFFLAWAQIWRSNSRPEYLRQLVLTDPHSPGQFRTIGPLQNMPQFYEAFGCKDDAKMVRAETRRAVIW; encoded by the coding sequence ATGAAAAAACAGAAAAGCCTGACCCTGGCTATGGTAGCCGCGGCCGGGCTGGCCCTGACGAGCTGCGCCACCAGCACTCCGCCCGCCACCCCCGACACGGCTGCCACTACTACTCCCGCCCCGGCCGAAGAAGCCATGGTAAAAGGGGTAGGGCTGGATGTAGCCAACCTGGATAAAACGGCTGATCCTTGCCAGGATTTCTATCAGTATGCCAGCGGTAATTGGCTGAAGAATAACCCCGTACCAGCGGCCGAGTCGTCGTGGGGCAGCTTCAATGAGTTGTTTGATAAGAACAACACCGTAATGCGGCAGATTCTGGACGAGGCTGCTGCTAATACCAGCGCTGCCAAGGGTTCTAACGCCCAGAAAGTAGGCGACTACTACTTCACGGCCATGGATTCGATGGCCATCGAAAAAGCGGGCATGACGCCTTTGAAGCCGGAGCTAGACCGCTTGGCTGCTGTGAAGGATTTGAAAGGACTACAAACATTGGTGGCTCGCCATCAAATGCTGCGCACCGGTGCCTTCTTCGGGGCTTATGTGGGGCAGGATGACAAGATTAGCACTCAATATGCTGTCAATCTATACCAAGGTGGCCTGAGCCTGCCCGACCGCGACTACTACCTCAAGGACGACGCGCGGTCAAAAGCCATTCGCACGGCTTACCAAACGTATTTGACCAACACGTTTAAGCTGGCTGGCGACAACGAAGCCACGGCTGCGAAAAACGCGGCCACGGTGATGCGCATTGAGACTCGCCTTGCCAAAGCCAGCAAAGCCCGTGTGGAGTTGCGCGACCCGTACGCCAACTACAACAAAATGACCGTGGCTGAAGCGAATAAGCAATTCCCAAATCTGGGTTTGTCTACTCTGCTCGCTAATAATAAGTTGGGTGCCGCCAAAGAAGTAATCGTAGGACAGCCTGCATTCTTTAAGGAAGCCAGCAGCCTCATGAAGGACACGCCCCTAGCGGACCTGAAAACCTACATGCGCTGGCACTTCGTGACCTCCATGACGCAGGCTTTGCCGAAGTCATTTGTGGATGAGTCGTTCCGCTTTAACCAGGTGCTCAGCGGTGCCAAGCAGCAGCAGCCCCGCTGGAAGCGCATGTTACGCGCCACCGACGGCGCCCTAGGCGAAGCATTTGGCCAGCTCTACGTGGATAAGGCCTTCTCGCCTGAAGCTAAGGCAAAGGCTATGGAGATGGTGAAAAACCTCCGTGCCGCTATGTCGGAGCATATTCAGAAAAACACCTGGATGAGCGCCGCCACCAAAGCCGAAGCCCAGAAAAAGCTGGATGCCTTCACGGTAAAAATCGGCTACCCTGATCAGTGGAAGGACTATTCGGCTTTGAATATCAGTCGCGACTCCTACGCTCAGAACCTCATTAATACCCGTATCTGGGCCTTCAATGATAACGTAAGCAAGTTTGGTAAGCCCATCGACCGCAAGGAGTGGGGCATGACCCCGCCGACGGTAAATGCTTATTATAATCCGTCGATGAATGAGATTGTGTTCCCGGCCGGTATCCTGCAGCCGCCGTTCTTCGATCCGAACGCTGACGACGCCGTCAACTACGGTGGTATGGGCGCCGTCATCGGGCACGAAATCACGCACGGCTTCGACGACCAAGGCCGCCAATACGACGCCGAAGGCAACCTGCGCGACTGGTGGACCAAGGAAGATGCGGAGAAGTTTGAAGCCCGCGCGGCTATCGTAGGCGCTCAGTTCGATGCTTTCACGCCTCTCGACTCGGTGCACGTAAATGGTAAGCTGACCATGGGTGAAAACCTAGCTGACCTCGGTGGCCTCAGCATTGCCTACACTGCTTTGCAGAAGCAGCTAGAAGGCAAGCCCAAAACCAAAGTCGATGGCTTGACCCCAGAGCAGCGCTTCTTCTTGGCTTGGGCCCAGATATGGCGTAGCAACTCTCGGCCGGAGTATTTGCGTCAGTTGGTCTTAACTGATCCGCACTCCCCGGGCCAGTTCCGCACCATTGGTCCGCTCCAGAATATGCCCCAGTTCTATGAGGCTTTTGGCTGCAAGGATGACGCAAAAATGGTTCGTGCTGAAACCAGACGTGCTGTTATCTGGTAA
- a CDS encoding CDGSH iron-sulfur domain-containing protein yields the protein MATKLTVLSNGSLRVEGDIELVDAQGNAYGLGGRERISICRCGLSSNKPFCDGSHKGHFEHDATAFDLPAPKV from the coding sequence ATGGCTACTAAACTCACTGTGCTCAGCAACGGCTCTCTCCGCGTGGAGGGCGATATCGAACTCGTTGACGCCCAAGGCAATGCCTACGGCCTCGGCGGCCGCGAACGAATCAGCATTTGCCGCTGCGGACTTTCCAGCAACAAACCTTTCTGCGACGGCTCGCACAAAGGCCATTTTGAGCACGATGCTACGGCCTTCGATTTGCCTGCCCCAAAAGTGTAG